In Drosophila innubila isolate TH190305 chromosome 2R unlocalized genomic scaffold, UK_Dinn_1.0 1_C_2R, whole genome shotgun sequence, the following are encoded in one genomic region:
- the LOC117784866 gene encoding probable cytochrome P450 4aa1, with amino-acid sequence MIVEKVLERATKSELCSVLALLLLSLSIYTLYSHLQTYLRSVLLSLRLRGPPSLPFIGNCLLINEKDLMRKRAANAFNLYGSLVRIWVLLFPFFVVLQPEDLQVILSSKKHTNKVFFYRLMHNFLGDGLITSSGLRWSTHRKLIQPAFHHNLLEKFIDTFVDASQSLNENLDASALGMEINIAKYVNNCVVDILNEAVLGVPIKKKGLGLMEDSPFRKGKLMIPARFTQPWLLLDGIYQLTSLASDELNQKKRLNEFTRQMIKRRREIMANAGNNNVERNCLLDYMIEISESNVDFTEEDIVNEACTFMLAGQDSVGAAVAFTIFLLAQNADCQEQCHEELERIFEHSNRAPTISDLREMRYLEMCIKEALRLYPSVPLIARKLGEEVRLGEHTLPAGSNIFICPYATHRLAHIYPEPEKFKPERFAPDQVEQRHPYAFLPFSAGPRYCIGNRFAILEIKTIVSRLLRSYQLLSVPGKTTFEATYRITLRASGGLWVRLKPRELHNDAE; translated from the exons TTGGAGCGTGCCACCAAATCGGAACTGTGTAGTGTCCTtgctctgctgctgctatcGCTGAGCATCTACACATTGTACTCACACTTGCAGACGTATCTCAGATCAGTGCTGTTATCACTACGTCTCCGTGGACCACCGTCGTTGCCCTTTATTGGAAACTGCCTGCTGATCAATGAGAAAGATC TGATGAGAAAACGTGCCGCCAACGCCTTCAATCTCTATGGTTCCCTCGTTCGGATATGGGTGCTATTGTTTCCGTTCTTTGTGGTTCTGCAGCCGGAGGATCTACAGGTTATACTCTCATCGAAGAAGCACACGAACAAGGTGTTCTTCTACAGGCTGATGCATAACTTTCTGGGTGATGGTCTGATCACGAGCAGTGGACTGAGGTGGAGTACACATCGTAAGCTCATACAGCCGGCGTTTCATCACAATCTCCTGGAAAAGTTCATTGATACCTTTGTGGATGCCTCGCAGTCGCTAAATGAGAACCTGGATGCATCCGCCCTGGGCATGGAGATCAATATAGCCAAGTATGTGAACAACTGCGTCGTTGATATACTAAATG aggCGGTGCTGGGAGTGCCCATCAAGAAGAAGGGCCTGGGCCTGATGGAGGATTCACCTTTCCGCAAGGGAAAACTCATGATACCCGCTCGCTTCACGCAGCCCTGGCTGCTCCTCGACGGCATCTATCAGCTGACATCGCTGGCCAGCGATGAACTCAACCAGAAGAAGCGTCTCAACGAGTTTACCCGACAGATGATCAAGCGGAGACGCGAGATTATGGCCAatgctggcaacaacaacgtggaACGCAACTGCTTGCTGGACTATATGATCGAAATCTCCGAGAGCAACGTCGACTTCACAGAGGAGGACATTGTTAACGAGGCGTGCACATTTATGCTGGCTGGCCAGGATTCTGTGGGTGCCGCTGTTGCCTTTACCATCTTTCTGCTTGCCCAGAATGCGGATTGTCAGGAGCAATGTCACGAGGAGCTAGAGCGCATCTTCGAGCACAGCAATCGGGCGCCCACCATAAGCGATTTACGAGAAATGCGCTATCTGGAGATGTGCATCAAAGAGGCACTGCGTCTGTATCCCAGCGTGCCGTTGATCGCCCGCAAACTGGGCGAGGAAGTGCGTCTGGGAGAACACACCTTACCCGCGGGCAGTAACATCTTCATCTGCCCCTATGCCACACACCGACTGGCGCATATCTATCCCGAGCCGGAGAAGTTTAAGCCAGAACGTTTTGCCCCCGATCAAGTGGAGCAGCGTCATCCATATGCCTTCCTACCCTTCAGCGCCGGACCGCGATATTGCATTGGCAATCGGTTCGCCATCCTTGAGATCAAGACAATCGTCTCCCGCCTGCTGCGCAGCTATCAGCTGCTGTCCGTGCCCGGCAAGACAACATTCGAGGCCACCTATCGCATCACCTTGCGTGCCTCGGGTGGCCTCTGGGTGCGACTAAAGCCGCGAGAGCTGCACAATGATGCAGAGTAG